A genomic region of Alicyclobacillus sp. SO9 contains the following coding sequences:
- a CDS encoding bifunctional diguanylate cyclase/phosphodiesterase, giving the protein MQWWRNMTRAWKHFLLLSLASVVLMVVYKSTGAETLWVDSLRHSTRFQFDDILVALFVLLVASSTFAAMRWRESSKANRLLEHQTVQDSLTGVLNRRGFFSKAERMLNDSEKAYLVFIDSNRFKFVNDTYGHATGNQLLIQMAQRLMNILPENACLGRLGGDEFAVLIGIEEPNGLTKQLQDLFEKPFIVNQHTIHMTVSLGVSVYPCHGETVPELLQASDLAMYEAKRKNSQKVRFYDNSLGENLQTCMSLQGEIHEALINNEFFMVYQPIIHLSTGAVFGCEGLVRWNHPVHGVVYPASFIPLAEESSSILSIGKTVIRQVLEQKREWEIQGLPHTKVSINVSAVQFFNTGFIGDLEQVIAEHGLNAQDIIIEITERILMPDDKITIDQIARLREMGCLVSIDDFGAGFSSIHYLTSIEADIVKLDQTLVRSHESDSRRRTICHSVIQLAHELGLTVVAEGIENPEEVEFLRQLGCDYVQGYFFGYPMSSTAFSTMLLSQQESAMTEIR; this is encoded by the coding sequence ATGCAGTGGTGGCGGAACATGACGCGTGCGTGGAAACACTTTTTGCTTCTGTCCCTAGCTAGTGTAGTGTTGATGGTGGTATATAAGAGTACTGGAGCCGAGACGCTCTGGGTTGACAGCCTGCGTCACTCAACGCGGTTCCAATTCGATGACATCCTCGTGGCATTATTTGTCCTGTTGGTGGCAAGCAGTACCTTTGCTGCGATGCGGTGGCGGGAAAGCTCAAAAGCAAATCGACTTCTGGAACACCAGACGGTTCAGGATTCTTTGACAGGTGTTCTTAATCGACGCGGCTTCTTTTCGAAAGCCGAGAGAATGCTGAATGATTCAGAGAAAGCGTACCTCGTGTTCATAGATTCAAATCGATTCAAGTTTGTAAACGATACTTATGGACATGCGACGGGCAATCAACTCCTCATCCAAATGGCACAGCGGCTAATGAACATACTTCCCGAAAACGCCTGTTTGGGGCGTCTCGGGGGTGATGAATTTGCAGTCTTAATTGGGATTGAGGAACCTAACGGACTGACAAAGCAATTACAGGACCTGTTTGAGAAACCGTTTATTGTTAACCAGCATACAATTCACATGACAGTAAGCCTCGGTGTAAGCGTTTATCCCTGCCATGGCGAAACAGTTCCTGAACTATTACAGGCGTCCGACTTAGCCATGTATGAAGCAAAACGGAAGAACAGCCAAAAAGTTAGATTCTATGACAACAGTCTGGGAGAAAACCTACAGACTTGCATGAGCCTTCAGGGGGAAATTCATGAAGCTTTAATCAACAACGAGTTTTTTATGGTGTACCAACCCATTATCCATCTTTCCACAGGGGCAGTCTTTGGCTGTGAAGGCTTGGTGAGATGGAACCATCCTGTACACGGAGTCGTGTATCCGGCATCATTTATTCCACTAGCGGAAGAGAGTTCATCCATTTTAAGTATTGGAAAAACAGTCATTCGCCAAGTTCTAGAACAAAAGCGAGAATGGGAAATTCAAGGACTTCCTCACACCAAAGTGTCCATTAACGTCTCAGCTGTCCAATTTTTTAACACCGGATTCATCGGGGATTTGGAACAAGTCATTGCGGAACATGGGCTTAATGCACAAGATATCATTATTGAAATCACGGAACGAATTCTTATGCCGGATGACAAAATAACCATTGACCAGATTGCCAGACTCCGGGAAATGGGCTGTCTTGTCTCTATTGATGACTTCGGCGCGGGGTTTTCGTCCATTCACTATTTGACATCCATCGAAGCAGATATTGTTAAACTGGATCAGACTTTGGTCAGAAGTCATGAATCTGATTCACGGCGAAGGACCATATGCCACTCTGTCATACAGCTTGCACACGAACTTGGGTTGACAGTCGTTGCCGAAGGTATTGAGAATCCAGAAGAAGTTGAATTCTTAAGGCAGCTTGGCTGCGACTATGTACAGGGTTACTTTTTTGGCTATCCGATGTCCAGTACGGCCTTCTCCACAATGTTGTTGTCTCAGCAGGAAAGCGCCATGACAGAGATACGCTGA
- a CDS encoding 2-oxoacid:ferredoxin oxidoreductase subunit beta yields the protein MATVKDFKGDVSTWCPGCGDFSVMAALQRAAVNMGLEPHQMSVISGIGCSSKISEYTRTYGFHGIHGRSLPVAQGAKMANPELTVIASGGDGDGYGIGVGHFIHAVRRNIDITYLVMDNQIYGLTKGQTSPRSQHDFVTKTTAKGNKEYPVDPISTALSNGGTFIAQGYSGDVKNLTEIIEKAISHKGFSLVNVFSPCVTFNKINTYNFFKDNLVHIDQAFSSRTEAINYVKEHNGLVTGIVYEEEQQDFQSQLGIDWNMHVSSGDMDADMIHEIEKTFM from the coding sequence ATGGCGACGGTAAAGGATTTTAAGGGAGACGTCTCCACGTGGTGCCCAGGTTGCGGAGACTTCAGTGTCATGGCCGCGCTGCAGCGCGCTGCCGTAAACATGGGACTGGAACCCCATCAAATGTCTGTAATATCCGGTATTGGCTGTTCGAGTAAAATTTCTGAATATACGAGAACCTATGGGTTTCACGGTATCCATGGTCGCTCACTACCTGTAGCCCAGGGAGCTAAAATGGCCAATCCAGAGCTTACGGTCATTGCGTCCGGCGGTGATGGAGACGGCTATGGGATTGGTGTTGGCCACTTTATTCATGCCGTTCGCCGCAATATTGACATTACCTACTTGGTCATGGATAACCAAATCTACGGTCTAACCAAAGGGCAGACGTCTCCACGCAGTCAACACGACTTTGTAACGAAAACCACAGCTAAGGGAAACAAAGAATATCCTGTCGATCCGATTTCCACCGCACTCTCAAACGGCGGCACATTTATCGCACAAGGATACTCAGGTGACGTCAAGAATTTAACAGAAATCATTGAAAAGGCAATTTCACACAAGGGTTTTTCCCTAGTGAACGTCTTTAGTCCGTGTGTAACTTTTAACAAGATCAATACTTACAATTTCTTCAAGGACAATCTGGTTCATATCGACCAAGCCTTTTCATCCAGAACGGAAGCTATCAATTACGTGAAGGAACATAACGGTTTAGTTACCGGCATCGTCTATGAAGAAGAGCAACAGGACTTTCAAAGTCAACTGGGTATTGATTGGAATATGCACGTATCCTCCGGTGATATGGACGCAGATATGATTCACGAAATTGAGAAGACGTTTATGTAG
- a CDS encoding 2-oxoacid:acceptor oxidoreductase subunit alpha codes for MDSLEWKVGGQQGEGVDSTGEIFAKMLFRHGHYVTTYKQFMSRIKGGHTNYKIRATSYSTHHAGDGLDILLALDDDSYKVNKHELNNGALVLFDGEVSIEKTEGHTLVHLPLKQIAKDIGNPLAKNMIALGVSGALVSLPQEEFFALIEDQFAKKGTKIIEANKTAVEKGYELVAEHLSDSVRHLNAPDAEKRMLISANQAVAFGSLMAGCRFLSAYPITPASEIMEWLSHELPKVGGTIMQVEDEIAGITFAIGASFAGARSMTSTSGPGLSLKTEALGMAGMSETPIVIVDSQRAGPSTGLPTKFEQSDLQHVLHASHGEFPRIVLYPSTIEDSFYLAAEAFNMAENYQCPVFLLLDLGMSMNKSTIMPIDAKRVAVNRGKVLTESDLEQLKENFQRYQFSSDGISPRAIPGTPGGVHVTSSNEHAESGYITEEPDIRTKIMEKRMRKIENATCQNPFYVSNPEADTMVVTMGSTRGAVEEAIRAMSSEGASLGQLNIQQLHPLPTDALRPYLADKKVIVVESNYEGQLLNWLKQHLPIHDRSYSIRQYDGNPFRVDTIASQLKELV; via the coding sequence ATGGACAGTCTTGAATGGAAAGTCGGCGGCCAGCAAGGCGAAGGTGTCGACAGTACAGGCGAAATCTTTGCCAAAATGCTGTTCCGTCACGGTCACTATGTCACGACGTACAAACAGTTTATGTCGCGTATCAAAGGCGGACACACGAACTATAAAATAAGGGCTACTTCCTATTCGACCCATCACGCGGGAGACGGTTTGGACATTCTGCTGGCTCTTGATGACGACAGTTATAAAGTCAACAAACATGAACTGAACAACGGCGCACTGGTTCTGTTTGACGGTGAGGTCAGCATTGAGAAAACGGAAGGCCATACACTCGTTCATCTTCCTTTGAAACAAATCGCGAAAGACATAGGGAATCCGCTTGCCAAAAATATGATTGCGCTCGGTGTCAGCGGCGCCCTTGTCTCTCTGCCTCAGGAAGAGTTTTTTGCCTTAATTGAAGACCAGTTTGCAAAAAAAGGTACGAAGATTATCGAAGCCAACAAAACGGCCGTGGAAAAAGGCTATGAGCTTGTGGCTGAACACCTGAGCGACTCTGTTCGTCACTTGAATGCCCCCGACGCCGAAAAGCGAATGCTGATTTCAGCCAACCAAGCTGTAGCATTCGGAAGTCTGATGGCTGGGTGTCGTTTCTTATCTGCCTATCCCATCACACCAGCAAGTGAAATCATGGAATGGCTGAGCCACGAGTTGCCAAAGGTCGGCGGGACGATTATGCAAGTCGAGGATGAAATTGCTGGAATAACCTTCGCCATTGGAGCGTCTTTTGCAGGAGCGCGATCGATGACATCGACCTCGGGTCCCGGGCTGTCACTAAAAACGGAAGCTCTCGGCATGGCAGGGATGAGCGAGACGCCCATTGTCATTGTCGATTCACAACGCGCAGGTCCCTCTACTGGATTGCCCACAAAGTTCGAACAATCTGACTTGCAGCACGTACTCCACGCTTCTCACGGCGAGTTCCCGCGCATCGTTCTCTATCCGAGTACCATCGAAGACTCCTTCTATCTAGCAGCGGAAGCATTTAACATGGCTGAAAACTACCAATGTCCTGTATTTTTGCTGCTGGATTTAGGAATGTCGATGAATAAAAGCACAATTATGCCCATCGACGCAAAGCGTGTCGCAGTCAATCGCGGCAAGGTCCTGACGGAATCTGACCTGGAGCAGCTCAAGGAAAACTTTCAGCGCTACCAGTTTTCCAGTGACGGCATATCGCCTCGTGCCATTCCGGGAACTCCGGGCGGGGTTCACGTTACAAGTTCCAATGAACACGCTGAATCTGGGTACATCACAGAAGAGCCGGACATCCGTACGAAAATCATGGAAAAGCGCATGCGAAAAATTGAGAACGCAACCTGCCAGAACCCGTTCTATGTCTCCAACCCGGAAGCGGACACTATGGTTGTCACCATGGGCTCTACCCGTGGTGCGGTGGAGGAGGCTATTCGTGCCATGAGTAGTGAGGGTGCGTCATTGGGGCAACTCAATATCCAACAGCTTCATCCCCTGCCAACCGATGCCCTGCGCCCGTACCTGGCAGATAAAAAAGTCATCGTCGTAGAGAGCAATTATGAAGGGCAGTTACTGAACTGGCTCAAACAGCACCTGCCGATTCACGACAGGTCGTACTCAATTCGCCAGTATGACGGCAATCCATTCCGTGTAGATACAATTGCATCTCAATTGAAGGAGTTGGTATAA
- a CDS encoding DHA2 family efflux MFS transporter permease subunit: MNSQTYSRTSIAALLLAGSFIAILNQTLMITAIPPIMKEMHVTANTGQWLTTVFMLVNGIMIPITAFLIERYTTRQLFISAMGIFSAGTIVAYFAPDFGVLLLGRIIQSAGAGILLPLMQTVFLMIFPYNQRGAAMGLIGLVISFAPAIGPAFSGWIIAKYSWRLLFAMILPLALADIVVAFFTMKNVTKVTRPKIDVLSIILSSVGFGGLLYGFTSAGNFGWGNNATIIWLGVGSVVLGLFIFRQMRLETPMLEFRVFKFNMFSLTTLLGMIGFMGLIGGETLIPLFMQNMRGFSAMQSGLAILPGALITGVMSPITGRIFDRIGARWLAVTGLSLLTVSTFLYTMLSPATSFAYITIVYAIRLLGLSMVMMPATTAGLNQLPHRLIAHGTAMSNTMRQVAASIGTAILVTIMTTTAASGGTNTSASNPAIHGVNVAFMVLVALSLIGAVTSFFIKRTHPHEEVQA; encoded by the coding sequence ATGAACTCCCAAACCTATAGCCGAACTTCCATTGCCGCCTTGTTACTTGCGGGATCGTTTATAGCCATTCTCAACCAAACCCTGATGATTACAGCCATTCCTCCCATCATGAAGGAGATGCACGTTACAGCAAACACAGGCCAATGGCTGACTACGGTCTTCATGCTGGTAAACGGCATCATGATTCCGATTACCGCATTTTTAATTGAACGCTATACCACGCGGCAATTATTCATTTCTGCCATGGGCATCTTTTCAGCGGGCACAATCGTTGCATACTTTGCCCCTGACTTTGGCGTACTGCTTCTCGGACGGATCATTCAGTCAGCAGGAGCAGGTATTTTACTGCCACTGATGCAGACCGTCTTTCTGATGATCTTCCCATATAACCAGAGAGGGGCTGCCATGGGCTTAATTGGCTTGGTCATTTCATTTGCACCGGCCATAGGCCCTGCTTTTTCCGGTTGGATTATTGCCAAGTATTCATGGCGTCTCTTATTTGCAATGATTCTCCCACTGGCCCTTGCAGATATTGTTGTAGCCTTCTTTACTATGAAAAACGTAACAAAAGTGACCCGTCCCAAGATAGATGTCTTGTCCATCATTCTCTCTTCCGTTGGCTTCGGAGGTCTCCTGTACGGCTTTACATCAGCGGGCAACTTTGGGTGGGGTAACAACGCTACCATCATCTGGCTTGGTGTGGGCAGCGTCGTTCTCGGACTCTTTATCTTTCGGCAGATGCGCCTTGAGACACCCATGCTGGAATTTCGCGTGTTCAAATTCAATATGTTTAGCTTAACTACACTGCTCGGAATGATTGGTTTTATGGGACTTATCGGAGGCGAAACGCTGATTCCCTTGTTCATGCAGAACATGCGCGGATTTTCTGCAATGCAATCCGGATTGGCAATTCTACCTGGAGCCTTAATCACAGGTGTGATGTCGCCTATCACTGGGCGTATTTTTGATAGGATTGGTGCACGTTGGCTGGCTGTAACTGGACTGTCTCTTCTGACAGTGTCAACCTTTCTGTATACGATGCTGAGTCCTGCAACCTCGTTTGCCTATATTACAATTGTCTACGCCATTCGACTGTTAGGCTTGTCTATGGTCATGATGCCAGCTACGACAGCAGGACTAAACCAGTTGCCCCATCGCCTGATTGCGCACGGCACAGCAATGAGTAACACCATGCGCCAAGTCGCAGCCTCCATCGGAACTGCCATTCTGGTGACCATTATGACAACAACAGCGGCATCGGGCGGAACGAATACGTCTGCTTCAAACCCTGCCATCCACGGCGTAAATGTGGCATTCATGGTTTTGGTCGCACTGTCTCTTATTGGCGCCGTCACTTCATTTTTCATCAAGCGTACACATCCTCATGAAGAAGTCCAAGCCTAG
- a CDS encoding 5'-methylthioadenosine/adenosylhomocysteine nucleosidase encodes MAKIIGIVGGRAGDIRLLRKAMHVQSVRNTASISFYRGTMGNRQIVLCQSGVGKVNAALAAQTLVDTFHVSTILGTGIAGSLRSGIGIGNLVVATKSQQHDVNFTALGYPPGVIPGMKTSVFIATPAWVHKAYRSAHQLGFPVYKGKVLSGDEFVASPQAVAHLRRTFGGLCVDSIGAGAIGQVAYKNKIGYTVIRGISDKAGTTPSKNFSRNSRIASLKSQLVILTMLIPNYSSSYHTQQVSGA; translated from the coding sequence ATGGCAAAGATTATCGGGATTGTGGGAGGACGTGCCGGGGACATCAGGCTCTTAAGGAAGGCAATGCACGTCCAATCTGTACGAAACACCGCCAGCATCTCATTTTATCGGGGGACAATGGGAAACAGGCAGATTGTGCTGTGCCAATCGGGTGTGGGCAAAGTAAATGCCGCACTTGCAGCTCAAACCTTGGTTGATACATTTCACGTAAGTACAATTCTTGGGACAGGCATCGCAGGCTCTCTGAGGTCCGGCATTGGTATCGGAAACCTCGTGGTTGCAACAAAATCTCAACAGCACGACGTCAACTTTACTGCTCTAGGTTATCCGCCTGGGGTTATTCCCGGCATGAAAACATCTGTCTTTATCGCGACACCCGCATGGGTTCACAAAGCCTATCGCAGCGCACACCAGTTAGGATTTCCTGTATATAAGGGCAAAGTCCTGTCAGGGGATGAGTTTGTTGCCTCGCCCCAAGCGGTGGCTCACCTGCGGAGAACCTTTGGCGGACTTTGTGTCGACTCCATTGGCGCGGGAGCAATCGGGCAGGTAGCCTATAAGAATAAGATAGGTTATACTGTGATTCGAGGAATTTCCGACAAGGCAGGAACAACGCCATCGAAGAACTTTAGCCGGAACTCTAGGATTGCATCGCTAAAATCTCAATTGGTTATTCTCACCATGTTGATTCCGAACTATTCTTCCTCTTATCACACACAACAAGTTTCAGGCGCGTAG
- a CDS encoding Rieske (2Fe-2S) protein, producing MSEWLQAGSVDELHEVGSKLIRGIVVFSHENGVYAVENACPHMGFPLNKGTLCDGILTCHWHHARFDVCSGGTLDPWADDVPSHEIRIENNQIYVNPLPKNRRDKASLLRRLREGMEQNISLIIAKSVIALVESGVPETEIAEVGIDFGTTQRAAGWQSGLTILTAMVNVLPKLDYYGRILALFQGLVHVARDTDGTPPRYMLQSLPDSDFPVSRLTAWYRQSVDVRDTDGAERILRAAVAKSSHPTDWSNMMLTAATDHFYLDGGHTFDFHNKAIEALQFVNETLKSQVLTSLIPLFSNPTRSEELQNWQSPVDLVSPLQDAFERLPEVIEAGKRQRETSPSKSNAFHAAAFVEQILSDNPIATVHALTDSLERGVPPEILAQLTALAAAKRIQRFHTQNDFGDWIAVLHTFTHAHAVHKRLLETPTPFVIRGIYHTAMRIYLDRFLNIPAAKNPDWRKNIHDTTTLTSLFELTDKNQRVEDAANWVSAYLHHDGDVPDLMNTFGHLLLREDAEFHSFQMYEAALSEYDLWSDTIKHSHRPYNEDIAQDAKDTLLIALVRYLAAHAPTSRELPHVARIAWRLHRGEKLFEEE from the coding sequence GTGTCAGAATGGCTTCAAGCAGGCAGCGTTGATGAACTTCACGAAGTTGGAAGTAAGCTCATCAGGGGAATTGTGGTCTTTTCACATGAGAATGGTGTGTACGCTGTGGAGAACGCGTGCCCTCACATGGGGTTTCCGCTGAACAAAGGTACGTTATGCGACGGTATCTTGACCTGTCACTGGCACCACGCCCGTTTCGATGTATGCAGCGGAGGCACGTTGGACCCTTGGGCAGACGACGTCCCCAGCCACGAGATTCGGATTGAAAACAATCAAATCTATGTGAACCCTCTACCCAAGAACCGGCGGGATAAGGCAAGCCTGTTGCGACGACTCCGCGAAGGTATGGAACAGAATATTTCGTTAATCATCGCAAAAAGTGTCATAGCTTTAGTTGAGTCTGGTGTACCTGAAACTGAAATTGCAGAGGTCGGAATAGATTTTGGCACGACGCAACGTGCTGCCGGTTGGCAATCGGGTCTCACCATTCTTACAGCTATGGTAAACGTGTTGCCGAAACTGGATTACTACGGCCGCATTCTGGCTTTGTTTCAGGGATTAGTACACGTAGCTCGGGACACAGACGGAACTCCGCCCCGCTATATGTTGCAGTCACTGCCGGACTCAGACTTCCCCGTAAGCCGTCTCACGGCATGGTACCGCCAGAGTGTTGACGTTCGGGACACGGACGGAGCCGAGCGTATCTTGCGGGCCGCTGTCGCCAAGAGCAGTCACCCGACAGATTGGTCAAATATGATGTTGACGGCCGCCACCGATCACTTCTATTTAGACGGAGGTCACACCTTCGACTTTCACAACAAGGCCATCGAAGCGCTCCAATTTGTTAATGAAACTCTGAAGTCTCAAGTTCTTACATCTCTCATCCCGCTTTTCAGCAACCCGACCCGCAGCGAGGAGCTGCAGAACTGGCAATCCCCCGTGGACTTGGTAAGTCCTCTGCAGGACGCATTTGAAAGGTTGCCGGAAGTCATTGAAGCCGGTAAACGGCAACGAGAAACATCTCCTTCTAAAAGCAACGCTTTTCATGCTGCCGCATTTGTAGAGCAAATTCTTTCAGACAATCCCATTGCCACGGTCCACGCCCTGACAGACTCGTTGGAACGAGGTGTTCCTCCAGAAATTTTGGCGCAGTTGACCGCTCTGGCCGCAGCAAAACGGATTCAGCGTTTTCACACGCAAAATGACTTTGGCGACTGGATTGCAGTACTTCATACCTTTACGCACGCGCACGCAGTTCATAAGCGCTTGCTGGAAACCCCTACTCCATTCGTTATCCGCGGCATCTACCACACTGCTATGCGCATTTACCTTGACCGCTTCTTGAATATTCCAGCTGCGAAAAATCCAGACTGGCGCAAAAACATACACGATACAACGACGCTTACGAGCCTCTTCGAACTGACCGACAAGAATCAGCGGGTTGAGGACGCAGCAAACTGGGTTTCCGCCTATTTGCATCACGACGGCGATGTGCCGGATTTGATGAATACCTTCGGCCATCTGCTGTTGAGGGAAGACGCGGAATTTCACTCGTTTCAAATGTACGAAGCGGCACTTTCTGAATACGATTTGTGGTCGGATACGATAAAACATTCACACCGGCCTTACAATGAAGACATTGCACAAGATGCCAAAGACACCTTACTCATTGCATTGGTCAGGTATCTGGCGGCACATGCGCCCACTTCAAGAGAACTCCCGCACGTTGCTCGTATTGCCTGGCGTTTGCACCGCGGCGAGAAACTGTTTGAAGAGGAGTGA
- a CDS encoding peptide chain release factor 3, producing the protein MKQKNEHDERRTFAIISHPDAGKTTLTEKLLLFGGAIREAGTVKGKKARRHATSDWMEIEKQRGISVTSTVLQFKYQGLRVNILDTPGHEDFSEDTYRTLTAADSAVMLIDAAKGVEPQTIKLFEVCRMRGIPIFTFINKLDRQGKEPLELLEEIEAVLGIRSCPMNWPIGMGANFQGIYNRDDCRFERFTERGVDTTDIEASDIDSPVLRDVLGEQLHEQLKEEVMLLDIAGDPFDAELVAQGQLTPVFFGSAIANFGVATFLNQFIRLAPAPGPRKTDKGPVEPESPSFSGFVFKIQANMNPAHRDRVAFIRICSGQFERGMSVNHVRTGKKIALSQPQQFFGQGREIIDEAFPGDIIGIFDPGAFRIGDTLAESGSFQFEKLPQFSPEHFARVMVKNTLKYKQFHKGLEQIAEEGAIQVFRQSNRTEDLLLGAVGQLQFQVFEYRMKAEYGAEVQLTNLPYSYARWIETSEPIDRLNYDRYSNMLVKDNDDRSVMLFENEFSIRRTADNNPGVTLHTTSFGM; encoded by the coding sequence ATGAAACAGAAGAATGAGCATGACGAACGCCGGACTTTTGCGATTATTTCTCACCCTGATGCAGGGAAAACAACACTGACCGAAAAACTGCTGCTGTTTGGCGGAGCCATTCGCGAAGCCGGAACTGTTAAAGGAAAGAAAGCGCGACGACATGCGACATCCGACTGGATGGAGATTGAGAAACAAAGGGGTATTTCAGTCACCTCGACGGTACTGCAGTTTAAATATCAGGGACTGAGAGTGAACATCCTCGATACACCCGGACACGAAGATTTTAGCGAAGATACGTATCGAACGTTAACAGCCGCTGACAGTGCGGTGATGTTGATTGACGCGGCCAAGGGTGTAGAACCGCAAACCATTAAACTGTTTGAGGTTTGTCGCATGAGAGGCATACCCATATTTACGTTTATCAACAAGCTGGATAGGCAGGGAAAAGAACCCCTCGAACTGCTCGAGGAAATTGAAGCCGTTTTGGGAATTCGCTCATGCCCCATGAACTGGCCGATTGGTATGGGTGCAAATTTTCAAGGCATTTATAACCGCGATGACTGTCGCTTTGAGCGCTTTACAGAGCGCGGTGTGGACACAACCGACATCGAGGCTTCCGATATTGACAGTCCTGTTCTGCGGGACGTATTAGGAGAGCAACTGCATGAGCAACTGAAGGAAGAGGTTATGCTGCTCGATATTGCGGGCGATCCGTTCGACGCAGAGTTGGTAGCACAAGGGCAACTTACACCTGTGTTCTTTGGCAGCGCCATCGCAAACTTCGGTGTTGCCACATTTCTTAACCAATTCATCAGGTTGGCTCCTGCGCCCGGACCAAGAAAGACCGACAAAGGCCCGGTGGAGCCAGAATCCCCTTCATTCTCTGGCTTTGTTTTTAAAATTCAAGCCAATATGAATCCAGCCCACAGGGACAGAGTGGCATTTATCCGCATTTGCTCCGGTCAGTTTGAGCGGGGGATGAGTGTGAATCACGTACGGACGGGCAAAAAAATTGCTTTGTCTCAACCGCAGCAATTTTTCGGGCAGGGACGTGAAATTATCGATGAGGCGTTTCCTGGAGATATCATCGGCATTTTCGATCCCGGTGCCTTCCGCATTGGCGACACCCTCGCAGAGTCTGGTTCTTTTCAGTTCGAGAAACTGCCTCAGTTTTCTCCGGAACACTTTGCACGGGTCATGGTAAAAAACACACTCAAATACAAGCAATTTCATAAAGGGCTTGAGCAAATTGCGGAGGAAGGCGCCATTCAGGTATTTCGTCAATCGAATCGAACAGAAGACTTGCTTTTGGGAGCGGTTGGGCAACTGCAGTTCCAGGTGTTTGAGTACCGGATGAAGGCAGAGTACGGTGCTGAAGTCCAACTCACCAATTTACCGTACTCGTATGCGCGCTGGATTGAGACTTCAGAGCCCATAGACCGGCTGAACTACGACAGGTATTCTAACATGCTTGTAAAAGACAACGACGACCGTTCTGTCATGTTGTTTGAAAATGAGTTTTCAATCCGCAGAACGGCCGACAACAACCCTGGTGTTACTCTGCATACGACTTCTTTCGGAATGTAA
- a CDS encoding alpha/beta hydrolase fold domain-containing protein, with product MQENAEGYFLTAEVMLWFRQHYLRSQEDNKHPYFSPVLYPDLSGLPPAFIATAEFDPLRDVGQQYARELKRHGVLVESKNYEGLIHGFANFHAFSPGAKAALSECAQQLQSALQSQ from the coding sequence ATGCAGGAAAATGCAGAGGGATATTTTTTGACGGCAGAGGTGATGTTGTGGTTCCGACAACACTACCTTAGGTCTCAAGAGGACAACAAACACCCTTATTTTTCGCCAGTCCTCTACCCTGATTTGTCTGGACTGCCTCCTGCTTTTATTGCTACTGCAGAATTCGATCCGTTACGCGACGTTGGCCAGCAATATGCCAGAGAATTGAAACGACATGGCGTGCTGGTAGAATCGAAAAACTACGAAGGCTTAATTCACGGCTTTGCAAATTTTCACGCCTTTTCACCTGGTGCAAAAGCAGCACTGTCAGAGTGTGCACAACAACTCCAGTCAGCGCTGCAGTCACAATAA
- a CDS encoding alpha/beta hydrolase, protein MPLEPAMAMILNQINSMPKVPMSEISPESFREQQALLPEPTIPVKEVYDRTLSLEGRDLTVRVYVPESAGVPPYSALVFYHGGGWVVGNLDSHDSVCRFLAAKSGCVVLSVDYRLAPEHKFPAAVQDAYDAFANISSLAEELGIHRDRIAVGGDSAGGNLAAVTSINHRKGTGRPKNSIPASALSVDRLSGRAAFYAGKCRGIFFDGRGDVVVPTTLP, encoded by the coding sequence AATGGCAATGATTTTGAATCAAATCAACTCTATGCCTAAAGTACCAATGAGTGAGATCTCGCCGGAGTCGTTTCGCGAGCAGCAAGCGTTGTTGCCCGAACCTACGATTCCGGTGAAAGAAGTCTACGACAGGACACTCTCGTTAGAAGGGCGGGATTTAACTGTTCGCGTGTATGTTCCGGAGTCGGCTGGAGTGCCGCCCTATTCCGCACTGGTTTTCTATCACGGCGGTGGTTGGGTCGTTGGAAATCTGGACAGTCATGATTCTGTCTGCCGATTTCTGGCCGCCAAATCCGGATGCGTAGTCTTATCGGTGGATTATCGATTGGCTCCGGAACACAAATTCCCCGCCGCTGTTCAGGATGCTTATGACGCTTTCGCGAACATCTCCTCTCTTGCGGAGGAATTAGGGATTCATCGTGACCGTATTGCGGTCGGCGGAGACAGTGCAGGCGGTAACTTGGCAGCCGTTACAAGCATCAATCATCGCAAAGGAACGGGGCGGCCCAAAAATTCGATTCCAGCTTCTGCTTTATCCGTCGACAGGCTATCTGGAAGAGCCGCCTTCTATGCAGGAAAATGCAGAGGGATATTTTTTGACGGCAGAGGTGATGTTGTGGTTCCGACAACACTACCTTAG